One window of the Gemmatimonadota bacterium genome contains the following:
- a CDS encoding ABC transporter permease produces MGTLLARIRYGARMLVRRPGLSATAIIALALGIGLTTTMFSIVYVTVIRGLPYEDSEELVRIARNRPAQGVQFMGVTIHDFEDWRAVQTSFEDIAAYFAETVNVGGTEGQPVRYLGAYVSAHLFDVLGVQPILGRTFRPEEDHPSTPPVMILSYRAWQDRFNGDPNIVGQTVRANAEVTTIVGVMPEKFGYPTQMDAWLPLRIDALAYPRGSGPALEATQVNAVARMRDGVTLEEAQAEMSAIAGRLASEYPESNEGIGATVILEMDNLIGPQAATMLYVMLGAVFGVLLIACANVANLLLARTLVRSKEVAIRTALGASRIRTVSQLLGETLVLAIAGAAVGLVIAKVSMDFFNAGLATQELPLWLVASLDPAVIAFVIGLTFLSTLLAGTIPALRASRPNVGEILSDESRGSSGMRVGRVSKGLVVAQIAVSCGLLVGAGLMIRTVVNVARFDYGFNTENVFTARLGLFQNDYPTPQSQLQFYEELQRRLEVRPGVRAVAFTSDLPARGGQMRPITVDGVTYPTDSDHPLARRIVITPEYFDIVDAAPVRGRGFNSLDGADSQPVAIVTEHFLEMLPENQDPLGTQIRMGDDEPWRTIVGVVPNLHLGGAIGAINPRHDGVYIPLAQNVINFMSLVVRTEQAPMTNTAMIQDVVGTLDPALPLYWVRSLQEQYDLDTWFFRAFGTLFMAFGFAALAMATIGLYGVMSFTAGNRTREIGLRMALGADARSVLTLILRQGALQVGLGLLIGVGLALLLAQGLGILLFGVEPWDPGIFGGVVVALALTALVACFIPAQRATRVDPVEAMRYE; encoded by the coding sequence ATGGGCACCCTTCTCGCCAGAATTCGTTATGGCGCTCGAATGCTCGTCCGGAGGCCCGGACTGAGCGCCACCGCGATCATCGCGCTGGCCCTCGGGATCGGTCTCACGACGACGATGTTCAGCATCGTTTACGTGACGGTGATCCGGGGCCTCCCTTACGAAGACTCGGAAGAGCTCGTCCGGATTGCCCGGAACCGCCCGGCTCAAGGCGTCCAGTTCATGGGCGTCACGATCCACGACTTCGAGGACTGGCGCGCGGTCCAAACCAGCTTCGAGGACATCGCGGCCTATTTCGCCGAAACTGTGAACGTCGGCGGTACGGAGGGACAGCCGGTTCGATACCTGGGTGCCTATGTCAGCGCCCATCTCTTCGACGTTCTCGGGGTCCAACCGATCCTCGGGCGAACCTTCCGCCCCGAGGAGGACCACCCGTCCACGCCGCCGGTCATGATCCTCAGCTACCGCGCCTGGCAGGACCGCTTCAACGGCGATCCGAACATCGTCGGGCAGACGGTACGCGCGAACGCCGAGGTGACGACGATCGTGGGCGTCATGCCGGAGAAGTTTGGCTATCCCACGCAAATGGACGCCTGGCTGCCGCTCCGCATTGATGCGCTGGCTTACCCTCGAGGAAGCGGCCCGGCGCTGGAGGCCACGCAGGTGAACGCCGTCGCCCGGATGCGGGACGGTGTCACGCTAGAGGAAGCGCAGGCCGAGATGTCCGCGATCGCCGGACGCCTCGCGAGCGAATATCCCGAGTCGAACGAGGGAATCGGCGCGACCGTGATCCTGGAGATGGACAATCTCATCGGGCCGCAGGCCGCCACCATGCTCTACGTGATGCTCGGGGCCGTGTTCGGCGTCCTTCTCATTGCCTGCGCCAATGTGGCGAACCTGCTCCTGGCTCGTACCCTCGTGCGCAGCAAGGAGGTTGCGATCCGCACCGCGCTCGGGGCCAGCCGGATCCGGACGGTCTCCCAGCTCCTGGGGGAGACTCTGGTGCTCGCGATCGCCGGGGCCGCAGTCGGCCTCGTGATCGCCAAGGTCAGCATGGATTTCTTCAACGCGGGGCTCGCGACCCAGGAGCTTCCGCTCTGGCTCGTGGCTTCCCTGGATCCGGCCGTGATTGCCTTCGTGATCGGTCTGACCTTCCTCTCGACGCTCCTGGCCGGCACGATCCCGGCGCTACGCGCCTCGCGGCCGAATGTCGGCGAAATTCTGAGCGACGAGTCACGGGGATCTTCCGGCATGCGCGTAGGGCGCGTCAGCAAGGGTCTGGTCGTCGCGCAGATCGCGGTCTCGTGCGGCTTGCTCGTCGGCGCCGGCCTGATGATTCGCACGGTGGTCAACGTCGCCCGCTTCGATTACGGCTTCAACACCGAAAACGTCTTCACCGCCCGGCTCGGGCTCTTCCAGAACGATTATCCGACCCCGCAGAGCCAGCTTCAGTTTTACGAGGAGCTCCAGCGGCGCCTGGAGGTGCGGCCGGGAGTCCGCGCCGTCGCATTCACCTCCGACCTTCCGGCGCGCGGGGGCCAGATGAGGCCGATCACGGTGGACGGCGTCACCTATCCCACCGATTCGGATCATCCCCTCGCTCGCCGCATCGTGATCACCCCGGAGTACTTCGACATCGTGGATGCCGCGCCCGTGCGCGGCCGCGGATTCAACAGCCTGGATGGGGCGGACTCACAGCCGGTCGCGATCGTCACCGAGCACTTCCTCGAGATGCTCCCGGAGAACCAGGACCCGCTCGGGACCCAGATCAGGATGGGCGATGACGAACCGTGGCGAACGATCGTCGGCGTCGTTCCGAATCTGCACCTCGGGGGAGCCATCGGAGCGATCAATCCGCGGCACGACGGCGTGTACATCCCCCTCGCCCAGAACGTCATCAATTTCATGAGCCTCGTCGTGCGCACCGAACAGGCGCCGATGACGAACACGGCCATGATCCAGGATGTGGTCGGAACGCTCGACCCCGCCCTCCCCCTCTACTGGGTGCGGTCTCTCCAGGAACAGTACGACCTCGACACCTGGTTCTTCCGGGCCTTCGGGACGCTTTTCATGGCGTTCGGATTCGCCGCCCTGGCCATGGCGACGATCGGGCTCTACGGCGTCATGTCCTTCACGGCCGGGAACCGCACGCGGGAGATCGGCCTGCGCATGGCGCTCGGTGCCGACGCGCGAAGCGTGTTGACGCTGATCCTGCGCCAGGGCGCGCTCCAGGTGGGCCTCGGACTGCTGATCGGAGTCGGACTGGCGCTCCTGCTCGCCCAGGGGCTGGGGATCCTGCTCTTCGGCGTCGAACCCTGGGATCCCGGGATCTTCGGCGGTGTCGTCGTCGCCCTCGCCCTGACGGCCTTGGTCGCCTGCTTCATCCCGGCTCAGCGCGCAACGCGCGTGGATCCGGTCGAAGCGATGCGTTACGAGTAG
- a CDS encoding TolC family protein, with the protein MRLCPRHISAAALVAVTTVWSAGSLNAQDSAVPADTLAVDLSEARRIALERNPGFLGEGQLVGVAAGGVRGARTYPLNPEAEAELPGAPGGGGFQGYEVLLVQGVEWAGQRGLRIDAAESGLAGANATLGDARRRLVSAVSEAFYESWAADRRLEVVTEIQALNERLGTAARTQLLEGEISVMESNFAEIEVARSRARVLAAQRAATSARLTLGRLLGIPPQTVVLAREEPELPLPAPATLHREALLAAAVTQRPDLAAADHAVSQAETLTRLTRRSAIPDLGVGALIQGGEEGASTRVGLQLSVPLPVWNRNQGAVAQHEFETRRAALERDAIALTIRTEVFDAYNGYVTASEEEALFAERVLTPARQNQILLEAAYREGEIDLPSLILLRNQLLDAEVGFWDAWLARRLNFTQLDAAVGGIGID; encoded by the coding sequence TTGAGACTCTGTCCACGACATATCTCAGCCGCTGCGTTGGTCGCAGTAACGACGGTCTGGTCCGCCGGATCCCTGAATGCCCAGGACTCGGCCGTGCCCGCCGATACCCTGGCCGTGGACCTTTCTGAGGCGCGACGCATCGCGCTCGAGCGAAATCCCGGCTTCCTGGGTGAAGGGCAGCTTGTTGGCGTGGCCGCGGGCGGCGTGCGAGGGGCACGCACCTACCCCCTGAATCCGGAGGCCGAGGCTGAGCTGCCGGGGGCACCCGGAGGAGGGGGCTTCCAAGGCTACGAGGTTCTCCTGGTCCAAGGCGTCGAGTGGGCGGGCCAAAGGGGTCTTCGGATCGACGCAGCGGAATCCGGTCTCGCGGGTGCGAACGCGACCCTCGGAGATGCCCGCCGTCGGTTGGTCTCCGCGGTCAGTGAGGCGTTCTACGAGAGTTGGGCCGCCGATCGGCGGCTCGAGGTCGTGACCGAGATCCAGGCCCTGAACGAACGACTCGGCACCGCGGCACGCACGCAGCTCCTCGAGGGCGAAATCAGCGTCATGGAGTCGAATTTCGCGGAAATCGAGGTCGCCCGGTCTCGTGCCCGCGTCCTCGCCGCCCAGCGCGCAGCGACCTCGGCGCGGCTTACCCTGGGTCGATTGCTCGGCATCCCTCCACAAACCGTCGTGCTCGCCCGGGAAGAACCGGAGCTTCCCCTACCGGCCCCCGCGACTCTCCACAGGGAGGCCTTGCTCGCGGCGGCCGTCACCCAGCGACCGGACCTGGCCGCCGCCGACCATGCCGTAAGCCAGGCGGAGACGCTGACCCGGCTAACGCGGCGGAGCGCGATCCCGGATTTGGGTGTCGGCGCCCTCATCCAAGGGGGCGAGGAAGGAGCGTCTACTCGCGTCGGTCTGCAGCTCAGTGTCCCGCTGCCCGTCTGGAATCGGAATCAGGGAGCGGTCGCACAGCACGAATTCGAAACGAGGCGTGCCGCGCTCGAACGGGATGCGATCGCGCTCACGATCCGGACGGAGGTGTTCGACGCCTACAACGGGTATGTGACGGCCAGCGAGGAGGAAGCCCTCTTCGCAGAGCGGGTGCTCACTCCCGCCCGACAGAACCAAATCTTGCTTGAAGCCGCCTACAGGGAAGGGGAGATCGACCTCCCCTCGCTCATCCTCCTTCGCAATCAGCTGCTAGACGCGGAAGTCGGTTTCTGGGACGCATGGCTCGCGAGGAGGCTGAACTTCACACAACTGGACGCGGCGGTTGGGGGCATTGGGATCGATTGA
- a CDS encoding CusA/CzcA family heavy metal efflux RND transporter translates to MLRATIAFALKNPLLIIASTCLIIGVGIWATIRLPIDAVPDVTNVQVQINTNAPALSPLEVERQITLPVELAMFGLPDLEEIRSLSKFGLSQVTVIFTEGTDIYFARQLVQERLQEAREEIPEGFGTPEMGPISTGLGEIFQYTLVSRNTDLNDLRTLQDWVVAPQLRGVPGVAEVNSFGGFAKQYQVVLRPEALVQYGLTLDQVLEAVAANNQNAGGGYITRGTEQLVVRGVGQVQDLDQIRGVVVTSRGGIPVRVGDIADVQVGHTIRQGAVTQGGAGEAVIGIVMMRMGENSRTVVQAVRERSELVAASLPEGVEIQPFYDRTELVDRTLETVERNLLEGALLVIAVLLLLLGNIRAALIVALFIPLSMLIAVSWMVWAGIAGSLMSLGAIDFGLVVDGAVVMVENSMRHLSERARAAKGFMRTVLDSCAEVARPVLFGKIIIIVVYLPILTLQGVEGKLFRPMALTVVYALVGSLILTFLLTPVLISMAMRGKVEEKEVWLMRKAKAIYAPALDWTLANTRKVLVGAGVSVAAGLSLFPLLGSEFIPRLDEGSLAIQVLRLPSVSLEESIRQSTVMEARLLEAFPDEIEDIVSKTGRAEIATDPMGVNISDVILSLRPEEEWTRASTKAELELQMAEVLDHIPGMVFTFSQPIELRVNELIAGVRSDLAIKIYGDDLETLRQTAATTVAAVSRLEGAEGFRAQQLTGLPQLEVSVIPSELARYGINASDVMQTVEAVGGVEATTVLEGQRRFALTVRMSDAARSSATAISGLLVSAPGGERVPLGQLARIGEVQGPSDLSHENGSRLVIIEGNVRGRDMGGFVNDVQAMFLDGTVDLPVGYSVDFGGQFENLERGTRRLMLVVPLSLLLIFLLLFATFNSIRQAALVFTGIPLAIVGGVLALFLRGMPFTISAGVGFIALFGIAVLNGVVLVSYTNELRQQGRSLEEAVREGGMTRLRPVLMTALVAALGFVPMALSRGAGAEVQRPLATVVIGGLVTATLLTLLVLPLLYRIFESKSPTQSVAPREVDDLGFSTV, encoded by the coding sequence ATGCTAAGAGCTACGATTGCGTTCGCCCTCAAAAACCCTCTCCTCATCATCGCATCCACGTGCCTGATCATCGGCGTGGGCATCTGGGCGACGATCCGGCTCCCGATCGACGCGGTACCGGATGTGACGAACGTCCAGGTACAGATCAATACCAACGCTCCAGCGCTATCGCCTCTGGAGGTCGAGCGACAGATCACGCTCCCCGTCGAGCTCGCCATGTTCGGGCTTCCCGATCTCGAGGAGATTCGGTCCCTGTCGAAATTCGGACTCTCGCAGGTCACGGTGATCTTCACCGAAGGCACCGACATCTACTTCGCCCGCCAGCTCGTCCAGGAGCGCCTGCAGGAAGCGAGAGAGGAGATTCCCGAGGGGTTCGGCACGCCGGAAATGGGCCCCATCAGCACGGGGCTGGGCGAAATTTTCCAATACACGCTGGTTTCCAGAAACACGGACCTGAACGACCTGCGCACTTTGCAGGACTGGGTCGTTGCGCCCCAGCTGCGTGGAGTCCCTGGCGTGGCCGAGGTGAACTCTTTCGGAGGCTTCGCGAAGCAGTACCAGGTCGTGCTGCGCCCCGAGGCGCTCGTCCAGTACGGGCTCACTCTTGACCAAGTGCTCGAAGCTGTCGCGGCGAACAATCAAAACGCGGGAGGCGGTTACATCACCCGCGGGACCGAGCAGTTGGTTGTTCGAGGCGTCGGCCAGGTCCAGGATCTGGACCAGATCCGCGGAGTGGTGGTCACGAGCCGAGGCGGGATCCCCGTTCGGGTCGGGGACATCGCGGACGTACAGGTCGGGCACACGATCCGGCAGGGGGCTGTCACACAGGGCGGAGCAGGTGAGGCCGTGATCGGCATCGTCATGATGCGCATGGGAGAGAACTCTCGAACGGTCGTCCAGGCGGTCAGGGAACGTTCGGAGCTCGTGGCCGCAAGCCTTCCCGAAGGAGTCGAGATCCAACCCTTCTACGACCGAACCGAGCTGGTGGACCGGACCCTGGAAACGGTCGAGCGGAATCTGCTGGAGGGCGCCCTGCTTGTGATCGCCGTGTTGTTGCTCCTCCTCGGAAACATCCGCGCTGCGCTCATCGTGGCCCTATTCATCCCCCTATCGATGCTCATCGCCGTGAGCTGGATGGTGTGGGCCGGAATCGCCGGGAGCCTCATGAGCCTCGGAGCGATCGACTTCGGTCTGGTCGTCGATGGGGCGGTCGTGATGGTCGAGAACTCGATGCGGCACCTGTCCGAGCGGGCGCGGGCCGCGAAGGGCTTCATGCGCACCGTATTGGACTCCTGCGCGGAAGTGGCCCGCCCTGTCCTTTTCGGCAAGATCATCATCATCGTCGTGTATTTGCCGATCCTCACGTTGCAGGGAGTGGAGGGGAAACTCTTCCGGCCCATGGCGCTGACGGTCGTCTACGCACTGGTGGGCTCTCTCATCCTCACCTTCCTGCTCACACCGGTGCTGATCTCGATGGCGATGCGTGGGAAGGTGGAGGAGAAGGAAGTCTGGTTGATGCGGAAGGCCAAAGCGATTTACGCCCCGGCTCTGGACTGGACACTTGCCAACACGAGGAAGGTCTTGGTCGGCGCGGGGGTCTCGGTGGCGGCCGGATTGTCCCTCTTTCCACTGCTCGGCTCGGAGTTCATCCCTCGGCTGGACGAGGGATCCCTCGCGATTCAAGTGCTTCGCCTGCCGAGCGTCTCGCTGGAGGAATCCATTCGCCAGAGCACGGTCATGGAAGCCCGTCTTCTCGAGGCCTTTCCGGACGAGATCGAGGACATCGTATCAAAGACGGGTCGGGCCGAGATCGCGACCGACCCGATGGGCGTGAACATCAGTGACGTCATCTTGAGCCTCAGGCCGGAGGAGGAGTGGACCCGTGCATCGACCAAGGCGGAACTCGAGCTACAGATGGCGGAGGTGCTCGATCACATTCCCGGGATGGTGTTCACCTTCAGCCAACCGATCGAGTTGAGGGTCAACGAACTCATCGCCGGGGTGCGGAGCGACCTCGCGATCAAGATCTACGGCGACGATTTGGAGACGCTTCGCCAGACGGCCGCGACGACGGTGGCCGCGGTGTCCCGACTCGAGGGCGCGGAGGGCTTCAGGGCCCAGCAGCTCACGGGGCTCCCACAGCTCGAGGTGTCCGTAATTCCCTCCGAGCTCGCCCGATACGGAATCAACGCATCGGACGTCATGCAGACCGTCGAAGCCGTGGGTGGCGTCGAAGCCACGACCGTTCTGGAAGGGCAGCGGCGCTTCGCCTTGACTGTACGCATGTCCGATGCGGCCCGCAGCAGCGCCACGGCGATTTCCGGCCTGCTCGTGAGCGCGCCGGGAGGGGAGCGCGTGCCGCTTGGACAGCTCGCCCGCATCGGCGAGGTCCAAGGGCCATCGGACCTGAGCCACGAAAACGGGTCGCGACTCGTGATCATCGAAGGGAACGTTCGCGGTCGCGACATGGGCGGTTTCGTGAACGACGTTCAGGCGATGTTCCTGGATGGCACCGTGGACCTCCCGGTGGGCTACAGCGTGGACTTCGGTGGACAGTTCGAGAATCTGGAGCGAGGCACTCGCCGCCTCATGCTGGTCGTGCCGCTCTCGCTGCTCCTCATCTTCCTGCTTCTGTTCGCCACATTCAACTCGATTCGCCAGGCGGCACTTGTCTTCACGGGCATTCCCCTCGCCATCGTCGGAGGGGTGCTCGCGCTCTTCCTGCGCGGCATGCCGTTCACGATCTCGGCCGGCGTCGGTTTCATTGCGCTCTTCGGGATCGCCGTGTTGAACGGTGTCGTATTGGTCAGTTACACCAACGAGTTGAGGCAGCAGGGACGGTCTCTCGAAGAAGCGGTTCGTGAAGGCGGCATGACGCGCCTCCGGCCCGTGCTCATGACCGCGCTGGTCGCGGCTCTGGGCTTCGTTCCCATGGCGCTGTCGCGGGGAGCGGGCGCGGAAGTGCAGCGTCCGCTGGCCACGGTGGTGATTGGGGGCTTGGTCACCGCTACTCTGCTCACGCTCCTGGTTCTTCCGCTTCTCTATCGGATATTCGAAAGCAAGAGCCCCACTCAGAGCGTCGCCCCAAGGGAAGTGGACGACCTCGGATTCTCGACGGTCTGA
- a CDS encoding efflux RND transporter periplasmic adaptor subunit produces the protein MKNRNDLHRAAAVWIALLVIGCGDSQEVEELAVEAVEEHAEGVLLDSTAIALAGIQVGPAEARETSGLPVTGTITFDANLVSHVGSRTEGRIVRLDANIGQHVSAGDVLAVLESPEIGQLRAEDREAEELAAIASENYARKQRLAEQGISSRREVLESEAELRRAEAAVRSVEERLRVLGASDGVGGEFAITAPFVGTVVARDASLGEMAAPENELFTVADLARLWIELDVFERDLSRVAVGQSVEVTTAAFPDRVFPGRIGYLGAILDPVTRTIDARVELPNPDAALRPGMFAHAVIQIPGGGGPTVVVPAEAIQDIEGQPSVFVPTEVPGEFRPTPVDVGQTVANGLVEIRAGLEPGALIVLTGAFALRSELAAGEIAEDGH, from the coding sequence ATGAAAAATCGGAACGACCTCCACCGAGCTGCGGCCGTGTGGATCGCCTTGCTGGTCATAGGATGCGGCGACAGCCAAGAAGTCGAGGAACTCGCCGTTGAGGCGGTAGAGGAACACGCCGAGGGGGTCCTCCTCGATTCGACCGCGATCGCACTCGCTGGCATCCAGGTTGGCCCCGCGGAAGCAAGGGAGACCAGCGGGCTCCCGGTGACGGGGACCATCACATTCGATGCCAACCTCGTCAGCCACGTTGGGTCGCGCACGGAAGGTCGCATCGTGCGGCTCGACGCGAACATCGGACAGCACGTGTCGGCGGGGGACGTCCTGGCGGTACTCGAGAGCCCCGAGATCGGACAGCTTCGGGCCGAGGATCGCGAAGCAGAGGAGCTTGCGGCGATCGCGAGCGAAAACTATGCGCGCAAGCAGCGCCTCGCCGAGCAGGGGATATCCAGCCGCAGAGAGGTTCTCGAGTCCGAAGCCGAGCTGCGCCGCGCGGAGGCCGCAGTCCGGAGCGTCGAAGAACGTCTCCGCGTTCTCGGAGCAAGCGACGGCGTCGGAGGGGAATTCGCGATCACCGCGCCCTTTGTCGGTACGGTAGTAGCGCGGGACGCCAGCCTGGGCGAGATGGCCGCTCCTGAAAACGAGCTCTTCACGGTGGCAGACCTGGCTCGGCTCTGGATCGAGCTGGACGTCTTTGAACGCGACCTCTCACGGGTCGCGGTTGGTCAGTCGGTCGAAGTCACCACGGCCGCCTTCCCGGACCGCGTGTTCCCGGGCCGTATCGGATATCTCGGCGCAATTCTGGATCCGGTGACGCGTACGATCGATGCCCGCGTCGAGTTGCCCAATCCCGACGCGGCTCTCCGGCCTGGCATGTTCGCCCACGCGGTCATCCAGATTCCGGGTGGAGGGGGGCCTACCGTCGTGGTTCCAGCCGAAGCGATTCAGGACATCGAAGGGCAGCCGTCGGTCTTCGTGCCGACGGAAGTTCCGGGCGAGTTCCGGCCAACTCCGGTCGATGTGGGACAGACGGTCGCTAACGGACTGGTCGAGATTCGAGCAGGCCTCGAGCCAGGTGCGCTGATCGTGCTGACGGGCGCCTTCGCGCTGCGGTCGGAGCTGGCGGCGGGCGAGATCGCCGAAGACGGGCATTAG
- a CDS encoding VOC family protein: MALENGRGLFLWHELMTPDPAAARGFYEPVGGWRIQSGPVGKVDYWLLMVGEQPMGGLMELPADAVNMGAPPHWMGYVGTADVDADVKRAADLGATIVVPAKDIPDVGRIAVLQDPQGAGISLFAPASEPPPIPARPPVGGFSWHELMTTELDGAWDFYTKLFGWREKSVFDMGEMGPYRIFGTDEMDLGGMFTKPAGQPGPSFWLYYARVPSVSAAAAKVKERGGTVLNGPMEVPGGDLIAQCMDPQGAMFAIHQVIAGE, from the coding sequence ATGGCGCTCGAGAACGGAAGAGGCCTCTTCCTCTGGCATGAGCTCATGACTCCCGACCCCGCCGCGGCTCGCGGATTTTACGAGCCCGTGGGAGGTTGGAGGATCCAGTCCGGTCCCGTCGGGAAGGTTGACTACTGGCTTCTCATGGTCGGAGAGCAGCCCATGGGTGGGCTCATGGAGCTCCCGGCGGACGCCGTGAACATGGGTGCGCCCCCGCACTGGATGGGCTACGTGGGAACCGCGGACGTGGACGCGGACGTGAAGCGCGCGGCGGATCTCGGTGCCACGATCGTCGTGCCCGCGAAAGACATCCCCGACGTTGGCCGGATCGCCGTGCTTCAGGACCCCCAGGGCGCGGGCATCTCCCTCTTCGCTCCGGCGTCCGAGCCGCCGCCGATCCCCGCGAGGCCGCCGGTGGGTGGCTTTTCGTGGCACGAGCTCATGACGACCGAACTCGACGGGGCCTGGGACTTCTACACGAAGCTGTTCGGGTGGAGGGAGAAGAGTGTGTTCGACATGGGCGAGATGGGGCCTTACAGGATCTTTGGAACGGACGAGATGGACCTGGGGGGGATGTTCACGAAGCCGGCGGGGCAGCCGGGTCCCTCGTTCTGGCTCTACTACGCGCGAGTCCCCTCCGTGAGCGCCGCCGCCGCGAAGGTGAAGGAGCGCGGGGGAACCGTCCTGAACGGGCCGATGGAGGTGCCGGGCGGCGACCTGATCGCGCAATGCATGGATCCGCAGGGCGCGATGTTCGCGATCCACCAGGTGATCGCCGGCGAATAA
- a CDS encoding P-II family nitrogen regulator: MKMVFALIQPFKLEDVTQRLETVPGLTGITVSEVRGFGREHLAATQRQREEEIEEFTEKIQIETIVSDAQVDAVVHAIASAAHTGRDGDGLIAVLPVERTLRIATFETGMESA; encoded by the coding sequence ATGAAAATGGTGTTCGCGTTGATACAGCCGTTCAAGCTCGAGGATGTGACCCAACGGCTCGAGACGGTGCCCGGTCTTACGGGCATTACCGTGAGCGAAGTTCGAGGTTTCGGGCGCGAGCATTTGGCCGCCACCCAGCGGCAGCGCGAAGAAGAGATCGAGGAATTCACGGAGAAAATTCAGATCGAGACGATCGTCTCAGACGCGCAGGTGGACGCCGTGGTCCACGCGATCGCGAGCGCCGCGCACACCGGGCGAGACGGGGACGGGCTTATCGCAGTCCTCCCCGTTGAGCGAACCCTTAGGATCGCGACTTTCGAGACAGGGATGGAGTCCGCGTGA
- a CDS encoding DUF4388 domain-containing protein, giving the protein MAIEGELSSVTLADICQLLAMGRKTGCLTLTHRSNFGYVYFKGGRVIYATVLNRPDRLGELLVRNDVIERKDLAAAMETQSRQPGKKIGQLLVEAGSLEEEELQRFITMQIEEAVYHLFGWEEGTFHFEPDRAPEAHGGFLVSINTESLLLEGARRVDELSQIEKKIASRDLIFAPDHLPKEGDEIVLTPDQDRLLPLLDGKRTVAELIEESGLGEFDALKGIYGLLHAGFVRSAGRRESGEAPGADVGLGQRLNLGHAFYRAGMLEDAEREYLAVLDADPVERVARARLGIIALRSGRPREAVAHYEAMEKAGLGSDPLAVLLNWGYALELLENFDEALAVLTRAAALAPGDARGPLAIGIVLLKKNEAARAREAFGRSRAALGKGQKPGAVYFAHAVLASAAAGQLEEAIQLGREGLSLHPSSAPLLVNLGAVLEQKGDGGAAEALYLRAVALNPPSPHAHRNLGDLAHARGDQAGARAHFERAVRLDPLLGDDLYLKLGNLAYEEGDRTWARQHWEKALELNPENETIRSNLQLISTAPGA; this is encoded by the coding sequence ATGGCGATTGAGGGCGAGCTAAGCTCGGTGACTCTGGCCGACATCTGCCAGCTGCTCGCGATGGGAAGGAAGACGGGGTGTCTCACCCTCACCCACCGATCCAACTTCGGCTACGTCTATTTCAAGGGCGGGCGGGTCATTTACGCGACCGTCCTCAACCGTCCGGACCGCCTGGGCGAGCTTCTCGTCCGAAACGATGTCATCGAGCGGAAGGACCTCGCGGCCGCCATGGAGACCCAGTCCCGCCAGCCGGGGAAGAAGATCGGCCAGCTCCTGGTGGAGGCGGGCAGCCTCGAGGAAGAGGAGCTCCAGCGATTCATCACGATGCAGATCGAAGAGGCCGTCTATCACCTCTTCGGATGGGAGGAGGGGACCTTCCACTTCGAGCCCGACCGGGCACCGGAGGCGCACGGCGGGTTCCTGGTCTCGATCAACACCGAGAGCCTTCTCCTCGAAGGAGCTCGCCGCGTGGACGAGCTCTCGCAGATCGAAAAGAAAATTGCGTCCCGCGACCTCATCTTCGCGCCCGATCACCTTCCCAAGGAAGGCGACGAGATCGTCCTCACACCGGACCAGGACCGTCTCCTTCCCCTGCTCGACGGGAAGCGGACGGTGGCGGAGCTCATCGAAGAATCGGGTCTCGGGGAGTTCGACGCCCTCAAGGGGATCTACGGGCTTCTCCACGCCGGCTTTGTCCGTTCGGCGGGGCGGCGGGAGAGTGGGGAAGCTCCGGGCGCGGACGTCGGCCTCGGCCAACGCCTGAATCTGGGGCATGCGTTTTATCGGGCGGGGATGTTGGAGGATGCGGAGCGGGAATACCTCGCCGTTCTCGATGCGGATCCCGTCGAGCGGGTCGCGCGGGCGCGCTTGGGGATCATCGCGCTCCGTTCCGGGAGGCCCAGGGAAGCCGTTGCTCACTACGAGGCCATGGAGAAGGCCGGGCTCGGATCGGACCCGCTCGCCGTCTTGCTCAACTGGGGGTATGCTCTGGAGCTCCTGGAAAACTTCGACGAAGCGCTCGCGGTCCTGACGCGAGCCGCGGCGCTCGCTCCCGGAGACGCTCGCGGTCCGCTCGCCATCGGGATCGTCCTCCTCAAGAAGAACGAGGCCGCCCGCGCCCGCGAGGCTTTCGGGCGGTCCCGCGCCGCGCTCGGGAAAGGCCAAAAGCCGGGGGCGGTGTATTTCGCGCACGCAGTCCTCGCCTCTGCCGCGGCCGGTCAGCTGGAGGAGGCCATTCAACTCGGACGGGAAGGCCTCTCCCTCCATCCGTCGAGCGCGCCCCTCCTCGTCAATCTGGGGGCCGTTCTCGAGCAGAAGGGGGATGGCGGCGCAGCCGAGGCGCTCTACCTGCGGGCCGTCGCCCTGAATCCACCCTCTCCCCATGCCCACCGGAATCTCGGCGATCTCGCGCATGCCCGCGGCGATCAGGCGGGGGCCCGTGCCCACTTCGAACGCGCCGTGCGGCTCGACCCACTGCTGGGCGACGATCTCTACCTCAAGCTCGGAAACCTTGCGTACGAAGAGGGGGACCGGACCTGGGCCCGCCAACACTGGGAGAAGGCGCTGGAGCTGAACCCCGAGAACGAAACGATCCGCTCGAACCTGCAGCTCATTTCAACGGCTCCAGGCGCCTGA